Proteins encoded in a region of the Agromyces protaetiae genome:
- a CDS encoding NAD(P)/FAD-dependent oxidoreductase, producing the protein MTADIVIIGGGFGGFWSAVSARRVGGRRMSVALVSRSPFLELRPRLYQSNPERLRVDLRPILDEVGVRFVPAEASGADLERRIVETSVGPLAFQRLVVATGSVMATPAIAGVEHAYSIDSLAEAVEFDAALRRAVHRGGETSVTVVGGGFTGIELALELRERVDAIRAGASRDLRVTMIDPGREVGAGLGERPRPVIADALAAAGVEVRLGLRVTRIDESSVQLGADLELRSDLTVLATGTRAAGFTSVLPVDRDDLGRIPVDQHLEAIGVPGLFVAGDAAHAYGIDDHLVMQSCQHALQLGRFAGENAARSLLGRPLLRYGQPTYVTCLDLGDSGAVFTRGWDREVAHTGEAAKTIKTRINTQVIHPPEGLTEPEILAHSVPSLFRR; encoded by the coding sequence GGGTTCGGCGGGTTCTGGTCCGCGGTCTCGGCGCGAAGGGTCGGCGGCCGCCGCATGTCCGTCGCGCTCGTGTCGCGTTCGCCGTTCCTGGAGCTGCGGCCGCGGCTCTACCAGAGCAACCCGGAGCGTCTGCGGGTCGACCTCCGCCCGATCCTCGACGAGGTCGGGGTGCGGTTCGTGCCTGCAGAGGCCTCCGGAGCCGATCTCGAACGGCGCATCGTCGAGACATCCGTCGGCCCGTTGGCGTTCCAGCGCCTCGTCGTCGCAACGGGCAGCGTCATGGCGACACCGGCGATCGCCGGCGTCGAGCACGCGTACTCGATCGACTCGCTCGCCGAGGCGGTCGAGTTCGACGCCGCACTGCGCCGGGCCGTGCACCGCGGCGGCGAGACGTCGGTGACCGTCGTCGGCGGCGGCTTCACCGGCATCGAGCTGGCACTCGAGCTGCGCGAGCGGGTCGACGCGATCCGCGCGGGCGCATCCCGCGACCTGCGGGTCACGATGATCGACCCTGGTCGCGAGGTCGGGGCGGGTCTCGGCGAGCGTCCGCGTCCGGTGATCGCAGATGCGCTCGCTGCCGCCGGGGTGGAGGTGCGGCTCGGTCTTCGGGTCACCCGCATCGACGAGTCCTCGGTGCAGCTGGGCGCCGACCTCGAGCTGCGCTCCGATCTGACCGTGCTGGCCACGGGAACCCGAGCGGCCGGCTTCACCTCGGTGCTGCCCGTCGATCGCGACGATCTGGGGCGGATCCCGGTCGACCAGCATCTCGAGGCGATCGGCGTGCCCGGCCTGTTCGTCGCCGGCGACGCCGCGCACGCGTACGGCATCGACGACCACCTGGTGATGCAGTCATGCCAGCACGCGTTGCAGCTCGGACGATTCGCCGGCGAGAACGCGGCGCGATCCCTGCTCGGACGGCCCCTGCTGCGATACGGGCAGCCCACGTACGTGACCTGCCTCGACCTCGGGGACAGCGGCGCAGTGTTCACCCGCGGCTGGGATCGCGAGGTGGCGCACACGGGTGAGGCCGCGAAGACGATCAAGACGCGGATCAACACGCAGGTGATCCATCCGCC